In the genome of Vicia villosa cultivar HV-30 ecotype Madison, WI linkage group LG7, Vvil1.0, whole genome shotgun sequence, one region contains:
- the LOC131618718 gene encoding uncharacterized protein LOC131618718 translates to MGENSSMISGGRNARKMKFDETWDMLKNEYRIKRVLEERRIQKEWKRSWEMLNIGSEVNVTSGSGPRRSARLWSQITGKEVVVERLTDGKHDNSLASGDVANRRSSPVTIAKEKRSRRVESIDTKEEDGYKYYSWCKVIDSVKVASENVLQFPQEVVRNCLDKRYTRVLFRDSDFKRVFKCELHYSKREYGVERYLWKGWCDFVKEGGIQDGDRLRFVICDKPCSSVQPGTQMVAVAVVNRSRCG, encoded by the exons ATGGGGGAGAACAGTTCAATGATTTCTGGTGGAAG GAATGCAAGGAAGATGAAATTTGATGAAACATGGGATATGCTCAAAAATGAATATCGCATAAAGAGGGTGTTGGAGGAGAGGCGGATTCAGAAAGAATGGAAAAGAAGTTGGGAAATGCTAAACATTGGGAGTGAGGTTAATGTGACGTCTGGCAGTGGTCCTAGAAGAAGTGCTCGTTTATGGAGCCAAATAACTGGGAAAGAGGTTGTGGTTGAAAGATTGACTGATGGGAAACATGATAACAGTTTGGCGAGTGGAGATGTGGCTAACAGGAGGTCTTCTCCTGTTACGATTGCAAAAGAAAAGAGGAGCAGGAGGGTGGAATCCATTGATACGAAGGAAGAGGATGGATACAAATACTATTCCTGGTGTAAGGTTATTGATTCTGTCAAAGTAGCTTCTGAAAATGTGCTT CAATTTCCTCAAGAAGTCGTCCGCAACTGCTTGGACAAGCGCTATACGCGCGTCTTGTTTCGTGATTCTGACTTCAAAAGGGTATTCAAGTGTGAGCTTCATTATTCCAAGAGGGAGTATGGAGTTGAGAGATATCTTTGGAAGGGTTGGTGCGATTTTGTGAAGGAAGGAGGCATTCAAGATGGTGACCGGCTGAGGTTTGTAATATGCGATAAACCTTGTTCATCAGTGCAACCTGGGACACAAATGGTAGCTGTGGCAGTGGTCAACCGATCCCGTTGTGGATAA